In Mytilus edulis chromosome 13, xbMytEdul2.2, whole genome shotgun sequence, a single window of DNA contains:
- the LOC139500232 gene encoding uncharacterized protein has protein sequence MRLHVFGNSPSPAVATLGLRKAAQASELEFGSHVTSFVTRDFYVDDGLTSCPTKEEAVKLRKDTQQALAKYGNLRLHKFASNFAEVMSAFHASDLASNLKDLDLEYDRKLLLRKIVSETIDWDQPLTDETADELKSWRDTLIAIETLRIPRTYVPYLSKTTTKELHVFSDASEKAIAAVAYLRTTDSSGEPNIGFILGKAKVAPTSGHTIPRLDLSAAVLAVEITQTIMDNLDLHIDTVKFYTDSKVVLGYISNETRRFFIYVANKVEKIRKLSSPSQWNYVPTNRNPADSGTRSVPAHEIHRSEWLLGPRQLLFSEQKNSEDIYQLIDPEEDGEIRATINVAKTFATLEQKGIGTDRFNRFSNWTSLVRAIAFLERFSRLHGSKQTAPVTSLEGFSNAENFILISAQYEVYGDEIDCIKRQEQIHKRSPIANLNPFLDERGLLRVGGRIAKSDLNLREKKPLIVPGRHHIATLLVRHYHNKIKHQGHEHSYISFVHIVNIVFLFLSVYQTILYTLCKTPVPFLVEL, from the exons ATGAGACTTCATGTTTTCGGAAATAGTCCGTCACCTGCCGTTGCTACGCTTGGACTCCGAAAAGCAGCTCAAGCATCAGAACTAGAGTTTGGCAGTCACGTGACTAGCTTTGTGACAAGAGACTTCTATGTCGACGACGGTCTAACGTCATGTCCTACTAAAGAGGAAGCTGTTAAGCTCAGAAAGGACACACAGCAAGCATTAGCAAAATATGGAAACTTACGACTTCACAAGTTTGCCTCTAATTTTGCGGAAGTTATGTCTGCATTTCATGCCAGTGATTTGGCTTCAAATCTTAAAGATCTAGATTTAGAATACGACA GGAAACTCCTATTAAGGAAAATAGTATCAGAAACCATCGATTGGGACCAACCTCTCACTGATGAGACAGCAGATGAGTTGAAATCTTGGAGAGATACTCTAATTGCTATCGAAACATTGCGCATTCCACGTACCTACGTGCCGTATCTCAGCAAAACCACCACAAAGGAGTTACATGTCTTCTCTGATGCATCAGAAAAAGCCATAGCAGCTGTTGCATATCTACGCACGACCGACAGTAGTGGTGAACCAAACATAGGTTTCATTCTTGGGAAAGCTAAAGTTGCACCAACAAGTGGTCATACTATTCCACGCCTTGATCTATCTGCTGCAGTATTAGCAGTCGAGATAACACAGACCATCATGGATAATTTAGATTTACATATAGACACCGTAAAATTCTACACAGACAGTAAAGTAGTCCTAGGCTACATCAGTAACGAGACAAGAAGGTTCTTTATTTATGTCGCCAATAAAGtagagaaaataagaaaattaagcTCTCCAAGTCAATGGAATTATGTACCAACTAACCGTAATCCCGCAGACTCGGGAACAAGGTCCGTACCTGCTCACGAAATTCATAGAAGCGAATGGTTATTAGGACCAAGACAACTTCTTTTCTCAGAACAAAAGAATTCTGAGGACATATATCAGCTAATAGACCCAGAGGAAGATGGAGAAATACGTGCAACTATTAATGTTGCAAAAACATTTGCCACACTTGAGCAAAAAGGTATCGGAACTGATAGATTCAACAGATTCTCCAACTGGACATCACTTGTGCGAGCGATAGCCTTTTTGGAACGTTTCTCCCGTTTACACGGGTCAAAACAGACAGCACCAGTGACTTCTCTGGAAGGCTTTTCGAATGCCGAAAATTTCATCTTAATATCTGCTCAATATGAAGTTTACGGAGATGAAATAGATTGCATTAAACGTCAGGAACAAATTCATAAGCGGAGTCCGATAGCTAACCTTAATCCGTTTTTGGACGAACGAGGACTATTACGAGTAGGAGGCCGTATCGCCAAATCTGACTTAAACCTCCGTGAAAAGAAACCATTGATCGTCCCTGGACGCCATCATATAGCGACATTATTAGTTCGACACTACCACAACAAGATAAAACATCAAGGTCAtgaacattcatatatttctttcgtacatattgtaaatattgtatttttatttctttcagtttaccaaaCAATATTATACACACTCTGTAAAACTCCTGTACCATTTCTGGTGGAATTATAA
- the LOC139500231 gene encoding uncharacterized protein codes for MESINGNDKFDLPVLIECDHIPNNRDEIPTPEVTMHYPHLKELRGSIPPIEENCQILLLIGRDLLEAHHVLDQRIGPSRTPYAQQLKLGWVVIGETCINKQHVPLELNVKITNILPTGQPSAFQPCTSKFDIRENYTDPVTKDLQSPLFEKTRDDDKPGHSYEDKMFMKQMDNEFVRDSDGSWVAPLPFRVPRQQLPSNRQQALHRANMLDTSLNRNPVKREHFLTFMSKILDNNHAELAPPLHEHEECWYLPLFGVYHPKKPDQIRGVFDSSAKCNGVSLNSVLLTGPDLTNDLLGVLLRFRKEMVAVTADVQHMFHCFVVRKDHRYYLRFVWHKDNDLQEN; via the coding sequence AAGTTTGACCTTCCTGTACTGATTGAATGTGATCATATTCCCAATAATAGGGACGAAATACCTACTCCTGAAGTAACAATGCATTACCCTCATTTAAAAGAACTTAGGGGTAGCATTCCACCCATAGAAGAAAATTGCCAAATTCTTCTATTAATTGGCAGAGACCTTTTAGAGGCACACCATGTCCTCGACCAGCGCATAGGACCATCCAGAACTCCATACGCACAACAATTGAAACTGGGTTGGGTAGTGATAGGAGAAACCTGCATTAACAAGCAGCATGTACCTCTTgagttaaatgtcaaaataaccaaCATTTTACCTACAGGACAACCTTCAGCCTTTCAACCATGCACAAGCAAGTTTGACATCCGGGAAAACTACACAGACCCTGTAACGAAGGATTTACAATCGCCACTCTTTGAAAAAACAAGGGACGATGATAAGCCTGGACATTCATATGAGGACAAAATGTTCATGAAGCAGATGGACAACGAATTTGTGAGAGACTCGGATGGAAGTTGGGTAGCACCGTTGCCGTTCCGAGTGCCAAGACAGCAATTGCCAAGCAACAGACAACAAGCTCTTCATCGTGCTAATATGCTAGACAccagtctgaatagaaacccagTTAAGCGGGAACACTTTCTTACATTTATGAGTAAGATCCTAGACAATAATCATGCAGAGCTCGCTCCACCATTGCATGAACATGAGGAGTGCTGGTATTTGCCATTGTTTGGTGTTTATCATCCGAAGAAACCCGATCAGATAAGAGGTGTGTTTGATTCTTCCGCCAAATGTAACGGAGTTTCACTTAACAGCGTCCTGCTTACAGGTCCAGACTTGACCAATGATCTCTTGGGAGTACTGCTGCGTTTCAGGAAAGAAATGGTCGCAGTAACTGCAGACGTTCAACATATGTTTCACTGCTTTGTTGTCAGAAAAGACCACCGTTATTACCTGAGATTTGTATGGCATAAAGACAATGACCTACAGGAGAACTAG